From a single Rutidosis leptorrhynchoides isolate AG116_Rl617_1_P2 chromosome 5, CSIRO_AGI_Rlap_v1, whole genome shotgun sequence genomic region:
- the LOC139847787 gene encoding rac-like GTP-binding protein ARAC11, giving the protein MSASRFIKCVTVGDGAVGKTCLLISYTSNSFPTDYVPTVFDNFSANVVVNGSTVNLGLWDTAGQEDYNRLRPLSYRGADVFILAFSLISKASYENVSKKWIPELKHYAPGVPIVLVGTKIDLRDDKQFFADHPNAVPITTAQGEELRKTIGAPTYIECSAKTQENVKGVFDAAIKVVLAPPSSKKKKGKGQKGCSIL; this is encoded by the exons ATGAGCGCATCAAGGTTCATAAAGTGCGTTACTGTTGGTGATGGCGCTGTTGGAAAAACTTGTTTATTGATTTCTTACACCAGCAATTCCTTCCCTACG GATTATGTGCCAACTGTATTCGATAATTTCAGTGCAAATGTTGTTGTCAATGGCAGCACTGTCAATCTTGGATTGTGGGACACTGCTG GACAGGAGGATTATAACAGATTAAGACCATTGAGTTATCGTGGAGCTGATGTTTTCATACTTGCATTTTCTCTGATTAGCAAGGCCAGCTATGAAAATGTCTCCAAGAAG TGGATACCAGAATTAAAGCATTATGCTCCTGGAGTCCCAATTGTTCTCGTTGGCACCAAAATCG ATCTTCGGGATGATAAGCAGTTCTTCGCTGACCATCCTAATGCAGTTCCCATCACAACGGCTCAG GGTGAAGAATTAAGGAAGACGATTGGAGCTCCTACATATATTGAATGTAGTGCAAAAACGCAAGAG AATGTCAAAGGAGTTTTCGATGCTGCCATTAAAGTTGTGTTGGCACCTCCAAGTTCTAAGAAAAAGAAAGGGAAGGGTCAAAAGGGCTGCTCTATATTGTAA